A region from the Lolium perenne isolate Kyuss_39 chromosome 4, Kyuss_2.0, whole genome shotgun sequence genome encodes:
- the LOC139838966 gene encoding serine/threonine-protein phosphatase 7 long form homolog has protein sequence MTSDPKIMYRHYTEELDTLTAEQVDWEPYGTYYRIGAGMPDLNHKCTEEARFWRMGCPLICMWLVEYHQPHRVMRQFGLYQECPPQWQDTDKALHR, from the exons atgacgagcgatccaaagatcatgtacaggcactacactgaggagttggacactcttaccgctgagcag GTggattgggagccatatggtacctactaccgtattggcgcggggatgcctgacctcaaccacaagtgcacggaggaggcgcggttctggcgtatgggctgcccactcatatgcatgtggcttgttgaataccaccagccgcacagagtgatgagacagtttgggctgtatcaggagtgcccacctcagtggcaagacacggacaaggcgcttcataggtaa
- the LOC127292650 gene encoding BTB/POZ domain-containing protein At3g50780 produces the protein MAEFKVGGLDPRATKFRNVPIAVTPEGFWCCPSQTVLQKTAKNQNQQPRPKAGASPPASKASSVQRAPTISSEKRTHSTPTRSRANSEEQRCLPAENATPNPPKVVSERPQKQHKISVGFGQIEMSDLRVVLYGKDGVAVKMSVHKNILAENSTLFADKLSRQSPVSNIEVPDCEDVEIYVETVGLMYCNDVKQRLIKQSVPRVLRILKVAELLGFRACVLSCLNYLEAVPWAGEEEENVVSSVRHLQTEDYGVTPVLKRVCSDLTSPPNDTFVRIIELVLKSSDDRGRREMKSLVLKLLKENSSCTSSSADLCVDTLYRYCQNSLESLLTLFKQASDSDFSEQSLDLKEAVFRQITLEADNLLWLTEILAGRNAAEEFAVMWSNQRELAGLHSKLPTKSRHLVSCITARLFVAVGKGEMLPSKDTRQLLLDVWLQPLMDDYNWLQHGCRSFDRTLVEEGIGSTILTLPLEDQQTILLSWLGSFLKVGNSCPNLQKAFEVWWRRTFVRPYVEQQGNQLQSGQS, from the exons ATGGCAGAATTCAAGGTTGGAGGCCTCGATCCCCGAGCGACGAAATTCAGAAATGTCCCGATCGCTGTAACCCCGGAAGGGTTCTGGTGCTGCCCGTCGCAGACCGTGCTGCAGAAGACGGCGAAGAACCAGAACCAGCAGCCAAGGCCTAAAGCTGGTGCATCCCCTCCTGCATCAAAGGCCTCCTCGGTCCAGAGGGCGCCGACCATCTCGTCGGAGAAGAGAACACATTCAACTCCAACAAGGTCCAGGGCCAACTCAGAAGAGCAAAGGTGCTTGCCGGCGGAGAATGCCACCCCCAATCCACCGAAGGTTGTGAGCGAGAGGCCGCAGAAGCAGCATAAGATATCTGTTGGGTTTGGTCAGATTGAGATGAGTGACTTGAGGGTCGTGTTGTATGGCAAGGATGGGGTTGCTGTCAAGATGAGTGTTCACAAGAACATCCTTGCTGAAAATAGCACCCTCTTTGCTGATAAGCTCTCACGGCAGTCTCCGGTGTCTAATATAGAGGTGCCCGATTGTGAGGATGTGGAGATTTATGTTGAGACCGTTGGATTGATGTACTGCAATGATGTCAAGCAGAGGTTGATCAAACAAAGTGTTCCACGCGTTCTTAGAATCTTGAAG GTTGCAGAATTATTAGGCTTCCGAGCATGTGTCCTGTCATGCTTGAATTACTTGGAAGCGGTCCCCTGGGCTGGGGAAGAGGAGGAGAATGTGGTCTCATCAGTTCGGCATCTTCAGACTGAAGATTATGGTGTGACACCAGTACTGAAGAGGGTATGCTCTGACCTAACAAGCCCACCGAATGACACATTTGTGCGTATCATAGAACTAGTGTTGAAAAGCAGTGATGATAGAGGGAGGCGGGAGATGAAGTCCTTGGTGCTCAAGCTGCTCAAGGAGAATAGCAGCTGTACCAGTAGCTCTGCTGACTTATGTGTTGACACTCTCTACAGATATTGCCAGAATAGCCTGGAGTCCTTGCTAACCTTGTTTAAACAAGCATCTGACAGTGATTTTTCTGAGCAATCTTTGGACCTTAAAGAAGCAGTATTTCGACAGATTACTCTTGAGGCGGATAATCTCCTATGGTTAACTGAGATTTTAGCTGGCAGGAATGCTGCAGAAGAATTTGCAGTGATGTGGTCTAACCAGCGTGAGCTAGCTGGACTTCACTCCAAGTTACCAACCAAGTCGCGCCACCTTGTCAGCTGCATCACAGCAAGGCTCTTTGTGGCAGTTGGGAAAGGTGAGATGCTCCCATCTAAGGACACAAGGCAACTCCTCTTGGATGTCTGGTTGCAGCCTCTCATGGATGACTACAACTGGCTGCAGCATGGTTGCAGGTCATTCGACCGGACACTTGTCGAGGAAGGGATCGGATCAACTATTTTGACACTTCCACTGGAGGATCAGCAGACGATACTGCTCTCGTGGCTCGGGAGCTTCTTGAAGGTTGGGAACAGCTGCCCCAATCTGCAGAAGGCATTTGAGGTTTGGTGGAGGAGGACATTTGTACGGCCTTATGTCGAACAGCAAGGGAACCAGTTGCAGTCAGGTCAGAGCTGA